In Myxocyprinus asiaticus isolate MX2 ecotype Aquarium Trade chromosome 16, UBuf_Myxa_2, whole genome shotgun sequence, the genomic stretch TTCAGATGGAAGTATCTTCAAAGGTGGAACCTTCAACTGATTTTCATTTGGACAGTGATAATGATGTTGAGGACGATGAGACTCCCATAGCTAAAAATGTTCATGAAAAGAAGACAGAACCTCCCAGAGTTTTAGCTGTTCCAGTAAATCCTCCATCAGCCCCCACTCTAGCAGAAATCCACTTGGACAGTGACAATGATGTAGAAGATGATAATCTCATGGACGTTCCCATAGTGACAGAGGTTTCACATACGGTCAGTGAGGAAAGTGACATTAGACCTTCAGCAGTTCCAGGAACAAAGTTCCATATGAACAGTGACACAGACATAGATGAAGAAGCTGAGGACGAGGAAAAGACAGAGACCAGACACCTTCAGTCAAACAGTGAAACAGATGATGAGGATCCTTTTAAACCTTTACCAGTCAAAACTTTGGAGGCTGCAGAGAGTCAGAATGCTTCTATGTGTAACAAAGTGGAGCAATCAGAAGAGAGCacccataaaaaacaaaactttccTTCCCAAGCACAGAGTAGATTTGAGGAACCCACCCAAGCTTTTGAGCACTCAGAAGATGATTGGGATCTACAGCCCACACAGGCATACGGTAACATCCTACTCACTTCCTGCCTAATAATCTTATTgaagtttttttattgttgatttcgTATTCAGTTCTGCGCAAAAGTGAATAGTAGAGGTGCACCGATACCAATTTGTATAGGCCGATACAAGTACCAAATACCTAGTCTTAGAGTTCTGGCCAGTACCAAGTGCCTATACAAAAAGTACCGACATTAAACGCTAAAGTAACTCGAGGAgaaaatcctgaaccagcagtgaggacgTGCATTTTATTAGAATCAAATGTCTTAAAAACTTTATCTtttatgggttctcttaacacaTCAATTATATTGCTGCATCTCTGCCTTGCATCCTGTTTAAAAAAACTTTCTGATCTAacatggattgtcttcataatgtattccatattgctgcatttttttggctttgcatttaatcttacgtgagttctctttctaataaaatatactgtatattggggCATCTTTGCCTTCACTTTTTGCAAATACTTTATTTATCAAATACttaatacaaagtgcagtaaaaaaaaaaaaaaaactaaaaaaaacaactacaaaaaaaaccccaaaatcaATATATGGTGTGACCAAGCTTTGCCTTTAAACAGCACCAATCCTCCTAGATAcacttgcacacagtttttcaaggttgttggcaggTAGGTTGTTCCAAGCAACTTTGataacttgccacagttcttttatgaatttaggctgtctcaaatgtaatcccagactgactcgttGATGTTAAGATCAGGGTTCTGTGGGGGcaataccatctgttgcaggactccttgttctttattctgttttgtttgctaaattaatgtttgaataTCTAAATTTATATTATCTTCAACAATTATTACAATATATAAGACATATAAGATATATCTTAAGActgatgcttttgtgaaacatctaatgtgcctaagacttttgcacagtaaaattctaaagatttttttgcAATCCCTTTTGAAACATGCCTAAAAGTTAATATTACCTATTCTGTAGGTTGTTCATGTAGGTGTTGGCTTAATATCTTGGAGactgtcattatttaattattaaattaattattatttaaattaaaattgaaagAGTATTGTATTTTATgtctttaatgtcatattcaggAGTTACTGGAGCCAGTGCTGGGCTCAGGCCAAAACAACTTGATCTTGACGCTACTCAGGCATACGAAATGGAGATagacagagaaaaagaggagGAGGATCTTCTGAGTCATACCTATCCCTACTCCAACCTTTCCACTGCCAAAATACTGCTCATCCCTATAGCAAAGGGTGAGAAAGATGATGATCATGACGACGAAGAAATGCTTGATGACTCTCACCTATCCAGAGCAGATACTCTGATAATCGCCAGCACCCCTAGACGAGAGGAGCAGACGCAGCCTTTTGCACTTTTCAGTGCCCCAACGCAACTCATATGGGAGGGAGAGGAGAAAGAGGCAGATCAGAGTGAGCCCACCCAGCTTGTGGAGTCCGATACTACCAATGAAACGCAGTCTGCTCAAGAGGGTGAGGAGGAGGGGAACATGAAATGGGCTAGAAGGAAACCCCATAGTAGAGGAAAAATGCAGAAAGATAAAAATGACTCCAGCTCCCATCTTTTCATTGCAGAAACACAGCCTATGTGTGAGGAAGAAGAGGCACCTTATAAAAATGAATCTATACACCTTATGGAAAAACCCTCCAGCTCCCATGTCACTATTGCTGAAACACAGTCTATGAGTGAGGAAGAAGAGGTACCTTATGAAAATGAATCTATACACCTTATGGAAAAACCCTCCAGCTCCCATGTCACTATTGCTGAAACACAGTCTATGAGTGAGGAAGAAGAGGTACCTTATGAAAATGAATCTATACACCTTATGGAAAAACCCTCCAGCTCCCATGTCACTATTGCTGAAACACAGCCTGTGTTTGAGGAAGAAGAGGTACTAGATGAAGATCTAGACAATGTGGTCAGCAAAAGGAGACAAATAGGTGAAAATGAATGCATAAAGCATACTGAAAAACCCACCAGCTCCAGTTTTACTATCGCTGAAACACAATCTATGTGTGAGGAACAAGAAGAACTTGGTGGCAGAGGACAACAGGTGGAGGAATATAAATCCACAGAGGTTGCTGTTAAAGACTCTGTTGTTGTAACGCAGCCAAAGTGTGAATATGAAGAGGCACCAACAGAAGATCTGAACAATGTGATCAGCAGCGGGCAGATAGATGAAGACAAATCCAAACAACTCCAAAAACCCTCCAGCTCTCATGTCATCATAACGGAAACACAGCCAATGCATGAGGAAGATGAGGGACAGGAGAAAGAACTCAGTAACAAGATGTTGTCTAGAAGATCACGCAGAGGAAGACCAAAAAAAGAGGAGGGCATCCCTCATCATTTAACAGAAAAACAGCCAGTTTGTAAGGAAGAAAAAGGAAGGGATGAAGATCTGAACAGTGGATTCAATACCAGGAGATCCCTTAGGGGAAGACCAATAAAAGAGGACGAGGTCACACAAACTGCTGGATCTGCAGTCAAATCCCTTCCCACTATCACAGAAACAGAACCTGTTTGTGAGGGAGAAAATGAAAGGGATGAAGTTCTGAACAGTGGAGTCAGATCCAAGAGATTCTGCAGGGGAAGACAAAAAAATGAAGGTGAACCTGCACAGTCTGTCGAACCAAACTCCTATCACAACACTGCTGAAACACAGCCCATGTGTGAGGAAAATGCCCAAGAAGAACCTGCAAACACCGACAGCTCATGTCAGAGAAGACAGACTAGTGGTCGAAGACAGAGGAAAGAAAAGGCAGAGGAGGACGGTGAGACGGCAGCATCTAGTAAAGGCAGAGGAAAAGGTAGAAAAGGGCAGGAAGGaaaaaggaagagagaaaaagaattgtctgaggaagaggaagagagtgaGGAGGAAAAAGCAACAATGAGGAGGGCAACAAGAAGGACTGGTTTGAAAAAGAAATGTAGTGAAAAGGAAGAAGAGGAAGGATTTGAGGAAAACATAGTGCAGAATGCccaaaaagagagagagcagcaAGAACAGGAGGAGAGAGCAAGGTCAGAAAGAGAAGAAAACGAGAGACTGGAGTGTGAGAGAAAGGAAAAAGAAGAATGGGAAGAGCGAGGAAGAGCTGAAAAAGAAATGAGACAAAAGGAAGTAGAGGAGCTAGAGTGGTTAAAACGGGAAGAAGAGAAAAAAATCGGAGAGGAAAATGAGAGAAAAGAGAGGGTAAAGagtgaaaaagaggaaaaagaacTGTTCGAAAGAGAGTTAAAGGAAAAATTAGAGAGGGAGAGGAGAGAAACAGAAGAGGAGGAAAGAACCaggaaagagaaagaagaaaatgATAGAATAGAGAGGTTAAAGAgggaaaaagaggaaaaagatTGTTTTGAAGAGGAAGAAAGGCAAAAGCTTAAAAAGGAAGAGGAGGAAAAacttgagagagagaggagggagaaGGAACAAAACGATAAGATGGAAAAGGAGAAGGAGTGTTTACAAAGTTTAGAGGCGGAGAGAGAACAATTGGAAAAAGAGAGACAAGAAAACAAGAAGCTTGAGATGGAAACAAAAACACagcagaaaagaaaacaaaaagagacaGATAAGAACCATTCAGAGAATGAAAAATTGGAGGAAAAGACAGAACTAGAGGTACCCAGTGATAGAGCTCAAAGCAGACGGACACGTCGCCATTCATGCTCCTCAATGAACTCAGAGCAGTCTGTATCCTCACAACAGGAGCAGTCCAGCCAGAGGGGCCGAGGGAGGGGCAGGGGGCGGGGCAGAGGAAGACAGATAGCTAAAGAGCAGCCAATCAGTGGCAGACAGTCTGGCAGGAGTAAAACCATCGCAGGTCCTGCAAGTGAAGTTAAGGACACAGTGCAGGACTCCAATTCTGTACCTCAGTCCCGATCTCGTTCCAGTTCAGGAAGTTCTGAAAGATCCTCTAATAGCTTGGGAACTCAGAACCAAGGAATGAGGGGAAGAGGAAGAGGTAGGAAAAGTGTGAAATTACCAGAACCAGTGGAGGAAGTTTCCCTAGCCAAAAGTTCAGGAAAAGTAAGGGGGAAAGGAAGCAGGCCTTCTGGTGCAGAGAATATCAAAATAGGCCTTAGCAAAGAGTGTGTACAAGATGCAGAGGCAGTAGAGGAAGAGCCTGCTGTACACCAAACCAACAGCAGAGGTCGTAAGAGAGCAGCCAACACAAGCACATCCACAGAAGAGACGCCTCCACCCACACCCAAGACACCACGACGCTCCATTGCCAGTCAGATGCACAAGGTCACACATTTAGACACAAACATTCAAAAGCCCAGCTTATCAGTGTTGAATACACCAATCACACTCTTTTTCCTTTTAGGTGTTATTTACTGGGTTGACTGATGAGGAAGGAGAAAAAGTAGTTGCCCGGTTGGGTGGGAGCCTGGCGAAGGGGGTTAACGATATGACTCACCTGGTGACTGATAAGGCAAGACGCACTGTTAAGTTTTTGTGTGCTGTTGCCAGAGGAGTGCCTATTGTGACTCCTGACTGGCTAAAAAAGGTGAGTGAGTATTTATTAATGGCCCCTGATTGgtgctatagagcgcaacaatctggttccagaagtaaaaacctatacattttttccataggggaactgATTATTAACGATATCTTATAATCCTATATGGACAGACCTGCCGTTAGCTCGGAGGCTTTTAATCGttgatatatgcttctgttgaagtcatcTGTCCATACTATTTCAAACCttcattttaaatcaattgcattcAATAGTGACATTTGTGGTGAATAACTAGCTTACCGATGATCCAGAGGaggaaagatccaccaatcagagaatgacGGCAAACAAGCCGTGGCTCTACGATTGACGCAACTTTACAGATGGTTTCCCTATACTCTCAAACTACAGtacttgtatatttgtattagagctgtcagaattaacgcgttaacacatgcgattaatttaaaagtttaatgcgttaattcttaatcgtgattaatgcatttactgttaatacagcataaaccagcataaacacttgttggaagtgcagaacctttgtaatgtgtccgtccAGAATCAGTATACTGacgcacacaacacacacaacagctcTTCCATGTCactgataaaatgatggagaaagtaCCTCTTTAtgctatttaatgtacaaaataaGCCCAGAAGGGACTTttaatagaaatcaagtatttctcagcctatgtaaggcgcatttgaagcaagtcaagtcttaactatcaccaaaacgcagaataagacatttttgtctgcaagcgcttttcatgtggagttcaaagcaaaGCTTGGCGCTGAcgccctgacgtgaatcatgaacgtggagagtttaagagatttaattcccattgcaatgaaaatgcaacctgttgggagactagttctttcaattagtcagtCTCCCACtttgactttgggaaatgtttaatgttacttgaattggtgctattttagtgcatttctatctttgtgCTGTGagaggctttgtttggaaaatgttaataaagcattgtattgttacatattgttttgttttctttcctaagatggaaataaatgaattttgacaggaaaagaagtatatatagtgtaaaatttcagcacttcaaaatctgtgattaatcgcgattaactacaaagtTAGAagatgtaatcgactgacagcactaatttgtatacagtatatctgaataTTGTGCAATATACTTCAAACATATTGATTCTATACTCACgactttaaatgaacatttttatatttttccatcatttttaatttgattatataATTTAGTttgcttcatgggactgtagttcattccctcatttaagacgttaaatacacagtcttgtacattgtcgttttgtctgattttcaaatacttttttgcttgaaatcaaggtttgtaatgttgtaattcaccttagagctggtttgtttggttcatggcttataactattttatgaaggattttatgaaataacTATGGaacaaaattaatgggaaaaatggGCGgggactgttgcgctctatagccaTGGATTGCCCAGTAGGGATTTTTATGgccttttacatttattcatttgttttatttgatagatgcttatttatccaaagcaaattatGGTGCATTAAAGGTGTATATTTGTCAATATATATGTTCCCTGGAAATCAAACCTATGACCTTGGCATTACTAGTGGCATGTTCTACCATTTGAGCTACAGAAACCATGATAAGATCATACTTTAAAATAACTTGAATTGAAATTTTATACATCCATATTTTTTAAGCCATTTGGGGAAATCTAACAAAGATATAAACTGATGACTGTGTAATTATGAAACTCTAACTAGTACATTATAGAGACTCCCTCTCTTTATTCCTCAGTGTGGCAAAGCCGGCCATTTCCTCTCTGCTAATGAATATTTATTGAAGGATGTTGAGCAGGAGAAGAAGTTTAGGTTTAGCCTACAGAAGGCACTCCAAACAGCTCAATGCCAGCCTCTTTTAAAGGTATGGCTCTTTGTGCTATGCTCTATCAAATGCTggttcttgagtatttaaataagTCCATTAAAATCACATATATTCACCTTAACCTGGCTTTTATAGGGTTATGAGATTCATGTGACACCATCTGTAATGCCAGAACCATCACAAATGAAAGAAATCATCACCTGTTGTGGAGCACGTTTCCTTCCCAAAATGCCCTCTGGTCATAAGGTAACTAAAAACATATGCACACATTTCTCCTGCACTACTTTTAATTCACATATACACTACTcaatggccaaaagtatgtggacaccctctGATATTCTAGAGAATGGACCCTTTACACATTTCTGCATTCGTGAAGCGGAAGTCATCATAGTTGTGTAAACTGTAGCAGCAATGGGGAAGAACAGTAATAGCCAGTGCCACTACAGTGTTCTTATTTGCACaaattctaaaagaaaacatctggATTTGTGTTTCCATGAATTTACAAAAGATGCTGAACTTTGTATAAGCTCGGTGGGTTCAGGCAATTAAATGTGAAGAAGATAAGTTCATTATTAAACGAAGAAGCACTTTCGTCTGTGGACAGTATTTTCAAGATCAGGACTTAAAGCAGTTGCTCAAGGTGGAATTGTGAAATGCTTTGAAATCTGAGCTGTGCCATCATGGtttcattggaatgattacacatCATAACTGGCCtaagagtgtgtgtttgacagggttAGTCGGATGGAACGGGACATGGGTCTCTCCACTCCTTCACATTCTGCGTTGCCCCCCATCAAGTTTTAGTTTCACCAAGTACAACTCACAGATTTGTTAACTGTGCcctctttttttgcatttttgcaatttatggCGACAGATTTGTAGATCGTTcctttaatacataaatatgtgCCTGCTGATTTAATTCACAACCTctcaataataatatatttctatcAACTTACCTTCGTATTCTTGCAGATAACCCTCAAAAAATAACTTGTAACCTTTGTTGAGTTTAGATTTAACCATTGATGGACAATGCGGTCAATGTCTCCAAACGTAAAAGCAGGCAAAACTTTGAAGGACTCTGAAAACACATACACTTCTGCAGCTTGCGTTTACCCAACTTTGACGACTTCCACTTCACGAATGCGggagtgtgaaaagggtccattgtgtgcttccaactttgtggcaacagtttggggaggaCCGTTTTTTGTTCCAGCACGACAATGGCCCTGTGCACAAAGCAGGGttcataaagaaatggtttactaagtctggtgtggaagaacttgactggcctgcaaaaAAGCCCTGACCCGATCCccttgaacacctttgggataaaATGTAATGCTGACTCCAAGCCAGACCCCATCGCCAAATCTTTCCTAAAAGAGTGTAAGCTGTTAGAGAGGACCAATCCCCTGTTTATGCCCATGGGTTGGAAATTAAAGGCTTAACAAGCACATAAgggtgtggtgtttgggtgtccacacCCTTTTGGCAATATCTTTCTGTCAAACTTTAATATTGATTAACATCgttctctctctgtttccctcTGTCTTTTCAGGAACACACTGTGGTGGTGTCATGTGAGCAGGATAGGGTGCTTTGTGAGAAGGCAGTGAGTGTGTCATTGCCCGTGGTCAGCACAGAGTTTCTATTGACTGGCATTCTGCAGCAGAGAGTTGACCTGCAGGTCTATTCTCTCACTTCCTCTCTCAGCACGCCTAATCAGCCTACAGCCCCCAAAGCTTCAGCCAGGGGCCGTAGGAAGTAGTGACAATGACATACAACAAGACTTTCCATGTATTAAATTTGTGCTAGTCTTGTACA encodes the following:
- the LOC127454014 gene encoding trichohyalin-like isoform X4, with product MPERRMDATQQIEDSYSEEEEEEKKVGTEREQVATLNVFKNDHIPETEFPLYLGENVLGRDPVACSVLLPARSVSSRHAVISISVFHSSNSLSDDTDAIEALLWDMGSLNGTRKGRFKLTPHVRYALAEGDSVVLADIPCQYISLITSKRDSRIIPEGVGASKQEKKGSPALPSSESVSKLSKGMRNRLNEKGRNVLPPVPLWSVDDEQLKSADSMHSPEPTRKQPEITLVPESDSGSDGESDTDGKKDLVSDSASSSHLCSPTNSTFLTPARNVIPESEDESSITPSSAAMDRFRMIERSSEPCSSSSTPGVIALNLDSDTDVEETEKSKTKPEAQIEVAPKVKPVSSADLHMDLDTDVEEEEKEKSTTNVEPVSSAGLHMDSDTDVEEEEEEKEKSKTEPEAQNDVALKVESVTSADIHMDSDTDVEDEEKEKSTTNVEPVSSAGLHMDSHTDVEEEEKEKSKTEHEDQNDGTSKVESVTSTDLHMDSDTDVEEEEKEKSTTNVEPVSSAGLHMDSHTDVEEEEKEKSKTEHEDQNDGTSKVESVTSTDLHMDSDTDVEEEEKEKSTTNVESVTSTDLHMDSDTDVEEEEKEKSTTNVEPVSSAGLHMDSHTDVEEEEKEKSKTEHEDQNDGTSKVESVTSTDLHMDSDTDVEEEEKEKSTTNVEPVSSAGLHMDSHTDVEEEEKEKSKTEHEDQNDGTSKVESVTSTDLHMDSDTDVEEEETEKSKAEPNVQMEVSSKVEPSTDFHLDSDNDVEDDETPIAKNVHEKKTEPPRVLAVPVNPPSAPTLAEIHLDSDNDVEDDNLMDVPIVTEVSHTVSEESDIRPSAVPGTKFHMNSDTDIDEEAEDEEKTETRHLQSNSETDDEDPFKPLPVKTLEAAESQNASMCNKVEQSEESTHKKQNFPSQAQSRFEEPTQAFEHSEDDWDLQPTQAYGVTGASAGLRPKQLDLDATQAYEMEIDREKEEEDLLSHTYPYSNLSTAKILLIPIAKGEKDDDHDDEEMLDDSHLSRADTLIIASTPRREEQTQPFALFSAPTQLIWEGEEKEADQSEPTQLVESDTTNETQSAQEGEEEGNMKWARRKPHSRGKMQKDKNDSSSHLFIAETQPMCEEEEAPYKNESIHLMEKPSSSHVTIAETQSMSEEEEVPYENESIHLMEKPSSSHVTIAETQSMSEEEEVPYENESIHLMEKPSSSHVTIAETQPVFEEEEVLDEDLDNVVSKRRQIGENECIKHTEKPTSSSFTIAETQSMCEEQEELGGRGQQVEEYKSTEVAVKDSVVVTQPKCEYEEAPTEDLNNVISSGQIDEDKSKQLQKPSSSHVIITETQPMHEEDEGQEKELSNKMLSRRSRRGRPKKEEGIPHHLTEKQPVCKEEKGRDEDLNSGFNTRRSLRGRPIKEDEVTQTAGSAVKSLPTITETEPVCEGENERDEVLNSGVRSKRFCRGRQKNEGEPAQSVEPNSYHNTAETQPMCEENAQEEPANTDSSCQRRQTSGRRQRKEKAEEDGETAASSKGRGKGRKGQEGKRKREKELSEEEEESEEEKATMRRATRRTGLKKKCSEKEEEEGFEENIVQNAQKEREQQEQEERARSEREENERLECERKEKEEWEERGRAEKEMRQKEVEELEWLKREEEKKIGEENERKERVKSEKEEKELFERELKEKLERERRETEEEERTRKEKEENDRIERLKREKEEKDCFEEEERQKLKKEEEEKLERERREKEQNDKMEKEKECLQSLEAEREQLEKERQENKKLEMETKTQQKRKQKETDKNHSENEKLEEKTELEVPSDRAQSRRTRRHSCSSMNSEQSVSSQQEQSSQRGRGRGRGRGRGRQIAKEQPISGRQSGRSKTIAGPASEVKDTVQDSNSVPQSRSRSSSGSSERSSNSLGTQNQGMRGRGRGRKSVKLPEPVEEVSLAKSSGKVRGKGSRPSGAENIKIGLSKECVQDAEAVEEEPAVHQTNSRGRKRAANTSTSTEETPPPTPKTPRRSIASQMHKVLFTGLTDEEGEKVVARLGGSLAKGVNDMTHLVTDKARRTVKFLCAVARGVPIVTPDWLKKCGKAGHFLSANEYLLKDVEQEKKFRFSLQKALQTAQCQPLLKGYEIHVTPSVMPEPSQMKEIITCCGARFLPKMPSGHKEHTVVVSCEQDRVLCEKAVSVSLPVVSTEFLLTGILQQRVDLQVYSLTSSLSTPNQPTAPKASARGRRK
- the LOC127454014 gene encoding trichohyalin-like isoform X3, with protein sequence MPERRMDATQQIEDSYSEEEEEEKKVGTEREQVATLNVFKNDHIPETEFPLYLGENVLGRDPVACSVLLPARSVSSRHAVISISVFHSSNSLSDDTDAIEALLWDMGSLNGTRKGRFKLTPHVRYALAEGDSVVLADIPCQYISLITSKRDSRIIPEGVGASKQEKKGSPALPSSESVSKLSKGMRNRLNEKGRNVLPPVPLWSVDDEQLKSADSMHSPEPTRKQPEITLVPESDSGSDGESDTDGKKDLVSDSASSSHLCSPTNSTFLTPARNVIPESEDESSITPSSAAMDRFRMIERSSEPCSSSSTPGVIALNLDSDTDVEETEKSKTKPEAQIEVAPKVKPVSSADLHMDLDTDVEEEEKEKSTTNVEPVSSAGLHMDSDTDVEEEEEEKEKSKTEPEAQNDVALKVESVTSADIHMDSDTDVEDEEKEKSTTNVEPVSSAGLHMDSHTDVEEEEKEKSKTEHEDQNDGTSKVESVTSTDLHMDSDTDVEEEEKEKSTTNVEPVSSAGLHMDSHTDVEEEEKEKSKTEHEDQNDGTSKVESVTSTDLHMDSDTDVEEEEKEKSTTNVEPVSSAGLHMDSHTDVEEEEKEKSKTEHEDQNDGTSKVESVTSTDLHMDSDTDVEEEEKEKSTTNVESVTSTDLHMDSDTDVEEEEKEKSTTNVEPVSSAGLHMDSHTDVEEEEKEKSKTEHEDQNDGTSKVESVTSTDLHMDSDTDVEEEEKEKSTTNVEPVSSAGLHMDSHTDVEEEEKEKSKTEHEDQNDGTSKVESVTSTDLHMDSDTDVEEEETEKSKAEPNVQMEVSSKVEPSTDFHLDSDNDVEDDETPIAKNVHEKKTEPPRVLAVPVNPPSAPTLAEIHLDSDNDVEDDNLMDVPIVTEVSHTVSEESDIRPSAVPGTKFHMNSDTDIDEEAEDEEKTETRHLQSNSETDDEDPFKPLPVKTLEAAESQNASMCNKVEQSEESTHKKQNFPSQAQSRFEEPTQAFEHSEDDWDLQPTQAYGVTGASAGLRPKQLDLDATQAYEMEIDREKEEEDLLSHTYPYSNLSTAKILLIPIAKGEKDDDHDDEEMLDDSHLSRADTLIIASTPRREEQTQPFALFSAPTQLIWEGEEKEADQSEPTQLVESDTTNETQSAQEGEEEGNMKWARRKPHSRGKMQKDKNDSSSHLFIAETQPMCEEEEAPYKNESIHLMEKPSSSHVTIAETQSMSEEEEVPYENESIHLMEKPSSSHVTIAETQSMSEEEEVPYENESIHLMEKPSSSHVTIAETQPVFEEEEVLDEDLDNVVSKRRQIGENECIKHTEKPTSSSFTIAETQSMCEEQEELGGRGQQVEEYKSTEVAVKDSVVVTQPKCEYEEAPTEDLNNVISSGQIDEDKSKQLQKPSSSHVIITETQPMHEEDEGQEKELSNKMLSRRSRRGRPKKEEGIPHHLTEKQPVCKEEKGRDEDLNSGFNTRRSLRGRPIKEDEVTQTAGSAVKSLPTITETEPVCEGENERDEVLNSGVRSKRFCRGRQKNEGEPAQSVEPNSYHNTAETQPMCEENAQEEPANTDSSCQRRQTSGRRQRKEKAEEDGETAASSKGRGKGRKGQEGKRKREKELSEEEEESEEEKATMRRATRRTGLKKKCSEKEEEEGFEENIVQNAQKEREQQEQEERARSEREENERLECERKEKEEWEERGRAEKEMRQKEVEELEWLKREEEKKIGEENERKERVKSEKEEKELFERELKEKLERERRETEEEERTRKEKEENDRIERLKREKEEKDCFEEEERQKLKKEEEEKLERERREKEQNDKMEKEKECLQSLEAEREQLEKERQENKKLEMETKTQQKRKQKETDKNHSENEKLEEKTELEVPSDRAQSRRTRRHSCSSMNSEQSVSSQQEQSSQRGRGRGRGRGRGRQIAKEQPISGRQSGRSKTIAGPASEVKDTVQDSNSVPQSRSRSSSGSSERSSNSLGTQNQGMRGRGRGRKSVKLPEPVEEVSLAKSSGKVRGKGSRPSGAENIKIGLSKECVQDAEAVEEEPAVHQTNSRGRKRAANTSTSTEETPPPTPKTPRRSIASQMHKVLFTGLTDEEGEKVVARLGGSLAKGVNDMTHLVTDKARRTVKFLCAVARGVPIVTPDWLKKCGKAGHFLSANEYLLKDVEQEKKFRFSLQKALQTAQCQPLLKGYEIHVTPSVMPEPSQMKEIITCCGARFLPKMPSGHKEHTVVVSCEQDRVLCEKAVSVSLPVVSTEFLLTGILQQRVDLQVYSLTSSLSTPNQPTAPKASARGRRK